One genomic window of Pempheris klunzingeri isolate RE-2024b chromosome 12, fPemKlu1.hap1, whole genome shotgun sequence includes the following:
- the mcmbp gene encoding mini-chromosome maintenance complex-binding protein, producing MPSTHDWINEPLGVVEGMFAASQNNPTSGWEAKAVEFFKEQLKVKDAHTWVPSLNDVPLHYLKPNSLVKFRCLIQDMFDPEFYMGVYETVDPSTKAKVLRCGKYKDVTECGVDFNSKNAVTAERQTFYCVPIPGENPWVKESYASSSQARVVPSTSYAPTRQKRSYEEDDDMDTQPQKQREPHAGPQSPTEQHGNGDCKRQETEAPSSQTASASHLDLNFPLPGERGPSCLVKVYKDWDSFKLNDTLEVYGILSVSPALSALADEKDASSSLLDPSECMETAEEQRVHSPPASLVPRLHMLYAKPLPHNNPLLPSTPLEDNGAFLSSTLSEMASVREELLTYFTHVLLGDALAAEYLILHLISNVYTRRDVLPLGKFTLNLSGCPTVASYTERIYQIIQQLVPSSYYLGMSLQNMNQMRLVPKKDYVANRLVSGALQLARNTSFFLDETRLEQGQLDTTGVRNVTALGNLISWQKVDYDFNYHQMEFPCNINVLIASEARSLLPSDCQVHLQSQVSPANMEEYLSNIHVHPQALSQLNKFRIYLSVARQLDYSISDEMTKSVEDDFVDMRKDDPQSISAEDLHRMLVVARLLCLSLGQTSLSRDSWLRAKHIEMLRRSRMEQHKCVNGNEP from the exons ATGCCCTCCACACACGACTGGATTAACGAGCCCCTCGGTGTTGTCGAGGGGATGTTTG CTGCATCCCAGAACAACCCAACCTCTGGATGGGAGGCGAAGGCCGTTGAATTCTTCAAAGAGCAGCTGAAAGTGAAGGACGCTCATACCTGG GTCCCATCTTTGAACGACGTGCCTCTGCACTACCTGAAGCCCAACAGCCTGGTGAAGTTTCGGTGCTTAATCCAAGACATGTTCGATCCAGAGTTCTACATGGGAGTGTACGAGACTGTTGATCCATCTACGAAGGCTAAG GTGCTGCGATGTGGGAAGTACAAAGATGTGACCGAATGTGGG GTGGATTTTAACTCCAAAAATGCCgtgactgcagagagacagacgttCTACTGTGTGCCAATCCCTGGAGAAAACCCCTGGGTGAAAGAA AGCTATGCCAGCTCCAGCCAAGCCAGAGTGGTTCCTTCCACCTCGTACGCGCCGACCAGACAGAAACGAAGCTACGAGGAAGACGACGACATGGACACGCAGCCGCAGAAGCAAAGGGAGCCACATGCTG GTCCTCAAAGTCCCACAGAACAGCACGGCAACGGTGACTGTAAGCGGCAGGAGACAGAAGCTCCTTCCAGCCAGACGGCGTCTGCCTCCCATCTCGACCTCAACTTCCCCCTGCCAGGAGAGAGAGGCCCCTCGTGCCTAGTCAAG GTGTACAAGGACTGGGACAGCTTCAAACTGAACGACACACTAGAGGTCTACGGGAtcctgtctgtcagtcctgCTCTCAGTGCTCTGGCCGACGAGAA AGACGCCTCCTCGTCCCTCCTGGACCCCTCAGAGTGCATGGAGACGGCGGAGGAGCAGAGAGTGCACAGCCCTCCGGCCTCGCTCGTTCCCCGCCTCCACATGCTCTACGCCAAGCCTCTGCCACACAACAACCCCCTGCTGCCCTCCACCCCCTTGGAGGACAACGGTGCCT TCTTATCCTCGACCCTGAGCGAGATGGCCTCTGTCCGGGAGGAGCTGCTCACATACTTCACTCACGTCCTCCTGGGGGACGCCCTGGCTGCTGAGTACCTCATCCTGCATCTCATTTCCAACGT GTACACCAGACGAGATGTGCTGCCGCTGGGCAAGTTCACCTTGAACCTGAGTGGCTGCCCAACTGTGGCCTCATACACTGAACGCATCTACCAGATCATACAGCAGCTTGTGCCTTCT TCGTACTATCTGGGCATGAGCCTGCAGAACATGAACCAGATGCGACTGGTGCCTAAGAAGGACTATGTGGCCAACCGGCTAGTGAGTGGAGCCCTGCAGCTGGCCAGAAACACTTCCTTCTTCCTCGATGAAACCCGACTGGAGCAGGGACAGCTGGACACAACAG GTGTGCGTAACGTCACGGCCCTGGGGAACCTGATCTCGTGGCAGAAGGTTGATTATGACTTTAACTACCACCAGATGGAATTCCCCTGCAATATTAACGTGCTCATCGCGTCAGAGGCCCGCTCGCTGCTGCCG TCAGACTGTCAGGTACACCTACAGTCTCAGGTCAGCCCGGCGAACATGGAGGAGTATCTCAGCAACATCCACGTGCATCCCCAAGCTTTGTCACAGCTGAACAAGTTCAGAATCTACCTGAGCGTGGCTCGGCAGCTAGACTACAGTATTTCTGATGAAATGACAAAG TCAGTCGAGGATGACTTTGTAGACATGAGGAAGGACGACCCCCAAAGCATATCTGCCGAGGACCTCCACAGGATGCTCGTCGTTGCGAG GTTGCTGTGTCTGAGCCTGGGACAGACCTCTCTGTCCAGAGACAGCTGGCTGAGAGCCAAACACATTGAGATGCTGCGGAGGAGCCGGATGGAGCAGCACAAGTGCGTCAACGGCAACGAGCCGTGA